The genomic stretch TCCTGAGGCTTGCATGATCCTTAATAGCTTAAAAAATTATTCCATAAGAGAATATAAATGAAGGTCTTTGGCTATCAGAAATACCATATTAACGAATAAGAAGATATTTGCCTGAGAAGTTTAAATATTTTTAACCCGGGTAAGTTTAAATATTTTAAAAAAGGAGGAAATTATGGAAACTAAATCAAAGGAAAGCATCAATGAGTGCGGAAGAAACTCGTTGATGATGAAGGAAGCGCAGCCGAATAAAATCAGATTCAGTGAATTGTTTCAATTGAGGGATAGAGCTGCAATGAATGAACTGCCGGGAGTTTATATTCATGGTATTCATTATTATGATTTTAAGAATGTTCATTTCATAAATAATACCGGCATAGCCAGTTTGATAGATCTTTTAAAATGTTTGCTGGAAAAAGGGATAGAGATTGAATTTGTGAATGTAAGTGATAGTATAAAGAGTAAAATTAAATCAATGGGTTTAGAGAACATTCTCCACTG from Bacteroidota bacterium encodes the following:
- a CDS encoding STAS domain-containing protein — protein: METKSKESINECGRNSLMMKEAQPNKIRFSELFQLRDRAAMNELPGVYIHGIHYYDFKNVHFINNTGIASLIDLLKCLLEKGIEIEFVNVSDSIKSKIKSMGLENILHCR